The genomic DNA GGGCGCTCGCTGTGTCAAGAACTGGGCCTGGAACCCGCGCGCAAGCCTCCTCCCCGAATCCGCTGTAGAGCAACACAAAGACGGAAGAGTAGGCATCACGCACGTCATTTACAAAGATGGCGGCGTCCGCACGCTCGAAAAAGTCCGCCACGCCGCCGGCCTCGTAAAATGCGTCGGCGTCGGCTGGGTCCTCGACTGCGAGCGCGAAAACAAATGGCTCGACGAGACGGACTACGCAGTCGACAGCACCATCATCCCGCGTGGCGGCGCGAAGCGCCGAAAGTCAATGGAACCAAGGGCATTGAGCAATGTTAACGGAACCCTCATCTCTTCTTCCACTGCCGCTGCAGCCAGGCGCAAATCGGGCATCACACCCTCATCCAGCGAAGAACCGCATACACCAACTACAACGCGAACAAGGAAATACGATACCCCCAGTGCCAGGGATAGAATCTACCAAACGCCCAAGACCCCCGGAACGGGATACGGCTTCCGGTTCAACATGGACGATTATGCGGGTATGTCCCCTGCAACGCCGTTTTACCTTTCGCGCGCGAAACTGGTGCAGCAGACTTGTCCGCCGAAGCAGACGAGACAGGGCATTTTTGggggtgatgatggtgatctGGGTATGGAAGGGGATGTGGGCGGTGGCGGCGATTCGGAGAGTTCGAGGAGGTTGAAGATGAGGTTGGAGGCTGCTAGGAGGAAGAGTTTGGCTGTTAAGCCTTGATTTATTTTGGATGGAGCTTGGTTAACTAGCATTGGTTTCGCGACTTGATGGATTGTACATACCCTTTTCAACTTTGTTGATATTGGTCGTTCTTCTGGAGTCTTGGGATTTGGAAATTGACTTTGGATTTGATTGACTATAGATGGTCTTTGCTACGTCCGTAACCGCCGTAGAAACAATCTCCTACTCTAATGCAAGTATTTTGTCTCCAGAGTGATCCAAGATTACGGAATCCGTTATGCAGAGCCCTCCCCCCTCCCCATCCGTAATCTTCGTCGGAAAGCGTTAGTTCCAATTCAACGATCACAAAGCAATCCTGTGATCTTGTCGAGCTTGCCAACTGCAAGGTCATCAAATGCCCCGCCGGTATGTCTGCCACCACCAATCCAGCAGCCAACCATGTAGTCTCCTTCGGCAATCAGAGGGATTTATAGGCGTGGAAGGAGATATTCGGGAACGCCTTTAGATGATGAATGGTATTGTTAGGCGGACTCATGGGGAAGTCAACGACAAATGTTGCATTTTGTGGCCTGTCACTCTATTAAGCCGATGACGATAATCTTTCAAATGAACTAGGAGGGGATCGGCCAGGTGATGAAGACTCTGTAACAGGAAGTATTAGGGTTAGTATTATTGGTCGGAATCCAGCAGCTTCCGCTTGTATTGCAGAGTCAAAAAGCTCGGCATTGGCACACCGGGTTAGGCGCGCTTGACAGGATGGCCGACAGTAGATACCAGTTGTGCGCATGCTGTAAACAAAGGTGTCAACTGATATGGCCCGAGTGACGGCGGCACGCCATCGAGCTGCCGTCTTGATATCAGCCACCATGGCAGGCGTTGAAGCGTTGAGCCATCGCATCATGCTGGTGTGATAAAGTGCTGTATACGCCTAGTCGATCCCTATTAGCGGCGAATTGTTTGGCCCACTGAATGCTTGCTTCCTCCAGAGCACGTCCGTTGAGTAAGTTGGTTGTGTATTGGTCAACCCTGTCTTAGGCATCCCTTCTCGCGCATTCGCATTTGTCGGCTGAGCTGGGGGAGTTGAGTATCTTCCCCTCATAAGTGGAGGTCTGTTTCTGTCAAGCAATCCTCGACAACATAACTCCCGTAATTTTGAACAAATTAGGTACATAATACTCTGTCTAGCGGCTTATCGATTGGCTATCTTATCCTATGGCATAATTGGTCGGTCATGAGCCGCCCTCCCCGCTCCCCCTCCTTCCTCTTGTTCTTATATGTGTGTAGAGCTACAACTCGCTTCCACAGGGTGAATTAAGAGATCATTTACTTAAATGGCAACACAtacgtactctgtacaattCATGAGTTGCGCAGCCAGTCGGCCTCCCTCATTCAATCTTGCCTCCGGATGTATCTCTGTAAAATGACGCATGTAATCCACTGAACTGCAGCTAATTTGTGGGGCTTCAGCTGGACAATTGTCATGGGTTCTGCCAATAGTTGCCCATGAATGAATGATGAGTTGCGTGACTGGGTGAGGCAAAGCTGGGGCCATATGATGATATGCATGATGAGGTGTATGTGCAGATCCTCAGCCAGCCACATCTGCAACATAGAATTATATATTCCTATACCATCAGCCCACAAATACGATTTCTCGAGAGTCAACAATTATCAAGGCAGTACCACACAGATTTCTGAATATTATATTCAATAACTCTCCTATTATCTGACAATGCCTAAGGTAGGTTAGATATAATACAACCCTGACAACTGTTATTTATACTAATCTACATATAGCCTGTTCAGATCACTTTTGAGGGTGTAGAGGCATGGGAGGACAATCATGAGGAGGTTAACAAGTATGTTGGAGCAGAAACGTCCTAGGGACTTCTTAGAATATGCTATGGCTGACAATCTCAGGCTACTTGAGGAATTAACTGGATACCACGATTACCCCTCAACCAGGTCATTGCCTCCAATTATTTTTGGCGCTAGGTATGGCCCCCTCCAACAATACTATTGTTTCTATATATCTTATGAATGGGCTGGTCCTAATTTCTGACTCAACTTTAGCCTCGATGAATACGGTATTGAACGATTGAAAAGCATTGAGGGAGTAGTTGTCCATGTGTCTGAGGATGATGATTAACTGGCTATATTCCGTTGTCAACTATAATAGCTCGGAAGAATATCTTAGGCACTATTCGGTATGAATAAAGAAAGAACTGTGATTGAGAAAACTATCAAGCATAAGGGCCTATTTATAAACAATCCGTCGGCCATCAACTAGCTGCTAAAGGAGATCGTTGCAACCGAAATTCAGATAAGCAAAATGAATGAAAAAAGGTGCATAACTCATGTATGTGCTGCCCGTAGTCCAAGGATGCTGGCTGCATGGCCCCCCAATCCTATCATCCGTCATCATATCTGTGCGTACCTACTTTGAGACAGCAAGAATACGTATAACGGTTTCGGTTATGGACGGAAGTTAACAGCTGCCTACAGGCGTGTAAGCTACGACAGCAGACTAGTGTGGTGCCCAAAATCACCCACGTATTGATACCAGCCAGACGAGATCAGGAAAACCTGGATGGACTAGGCTGCGTTAACTTTGGGAACCATGTTTTCCATTCAGTGTTCGAGGCTGACTTCGCCCATCCCTACAGTATTGAAAGGCAATATTAGGTGATATATAGCCCAGATAAGGTGGTCATTCTAGAGATGTACTTTATACTCCATTTAACAATGTGACGGTTGGCAGGCGGCCGAAAAGGGCTACGCCGCTCCTCCTTCACCGGCCGTTTTAGGAGCCTCTCTAACCAACTCTCGTCTTGGCATCAGATGAGCGTATTCCCACGGCCACGGGCTTTCCCTTCACGCCAGGTCTCTTGACGCTAACAGGAAAAGCTGGAACTTTTCCAGGATTGGACGATGGAAGCAAAGCAGAAGTATAACAAAGCTTTCCGTGAACTGCGTAATGAGAAGCAACGACAGCGGAACGGACAGATCCGGAATCTAGAGCGGTATAGGAATGAGCAACCCATGATGTTTCTGAAGCGCAAGGGTTTCATGTCTCCGCAGCATCTAATGGTGATTGACCCCACCTTGACCTTACCGGGTGCCACCCTTGAAGGGGAGTATAAGCGCTGGATCAACGCGATTAATGCGATGACTGCATTCTGCCTGTGGAAGAGGGGCGGCCCACGCCTCGCCCCAGCCAATCTCACTGCCGGCCTGTATCTGACAACGACGAACCCTGTCCTCCTGCCAAACGGCGATAGCATTTCTCGGAGGATGAGACCGAGATTATCCTGCATTATACCAACGACGAGACAGTACATTCAACTCTACTACCTGGATTCCATCTCATAGCAGAATCGGAACTAATTGAGAGAATTGCAGACATGAGTATGATGCTCATCCCGGTACACCTGAGATTTGAAGTGGAAGGCTATGATCACTCTGGATAACATGTTTGGAACCCCAAATCTCAGATTCTTCAGTGAAATATGTCAGATGGAGTGTCTTGTTGAAAATGATGTAATCACGTGATCCCCGAAGGCCGATGGTAAATAATTGGTCAATTCGAGAGCAATTGAATGTTTATGATCCACTTTCGGGTATTCCAACATGGATCACTGATGGGAATGTCTGCTTAAGAGGCAAGGCAATTGAATTTTCACCTGGGACTCAGATCTATACTCTCTCAGCAGTGTgtgcttcttctttttcaccTGGTGAGAATAACCGCACTCTGTACTTGGCCGTGTTTATCCAACATCAACCGAACAGATAGAACCATGACCATCAAGACAGGACCTGAACACTCCATCACTGTTTTCCAAATCAACAAGTCTCTCCGTTGCATTTCTCACCATCCAACTTTGACGCCTTATCGCCGTCGCGTTTACTGTACTCTCCTCTCCATCCCTCCCGGCCGCTGGACTACATACTCCGCCCTGGCCACATATCTAGGCTCGTCCGCGCGAGCCGTCGGGAACGCCATGCGCACAAACCCGCTTGCGCCAGAGGTACCGTGCCATCGAGTGCTGGCGGTAGATAGGTCCCTGTGCGGGTATAAGGGGATGTGGTCTGGGGGCCGTCGTGGTAATCttgaggagaagaggaggctTCTGGAGACAGAAGGGGTAGAGTTTGGTACAGACGGAAAAGCTAGGGGAGTTTGTTTTGAGGAGTTCCAGGATTTGGGCAGCAGGAGGAACGGATAGGTGAGCACAGGCATCATTCAGTATTTAATATGCCATACCATACTCAACCACCAAAGCATTCATCTCAAACATTTTCAACATGCCATTTCTTCAATTTGTATCTACAAAATGCCTTTATCTAAGGAATCCTGTGTACAAACGGCTATTACTGCATGGGAAGACGAAAAAGTCCAATTAAAATTGAGAGTCGCCCAGATACTTGATGTACCTGAATTCTCCCTCGCAAGCGGCTTAATGGAATCAAACCATGTCCAAAAACGCGCGCAAATGGTCATAAATTGATATTATATGAAGAAGAGATGCTTGTCAAGTGACTACTAGATGCAGACAGATAAGTGGGGCGTTTCAATTCAGTCAGAATTCCTGTGTGGAATAATACAGATTTTACTTCATAGCTTTCACAAATCCAAGTGCAGTCCTTGGAATGAACTGAGCCTGTTCCTTTACCAAACGTCGTCCTAAACTACATACAAGATATAATTGAAGCATCATATACTAAAGGGCAAACCAGGAGGATCGAAAAATTCTTAAACAGTGACTGAGACTGTACATACAGCTATTAAAGAACATGATATACATGAAGATGGCATCTAAGACTTTGATGgaactggctttgcaatcAGAGTCTGTGAAACATCCAAGGCTATTGCTGCAGCAGAAAACAGCCAATACCGACAAACACCAACGACCAAAGTGCTGCCCCAGATGAATTGGAAGACTCGTTGGTAATACTTTTGGGAGTTTGGGATGGACAGAGGAACCGGGCGAACATTCTATCTATTGACGCATATCATATTGGTGTCTATATTTCAAGTAGGCATTCGCGCGGGGTCGAATCCTTCGCGACATGGCATTGCAGGCCCTTGCTCTAGAATCTGGCCATAGGCGTCCAAAGCCTTTCCAATCATTCGTACCACGTCCCAAACAGCATCGCCGCTTAAAAGCTTCGCCCAAATTTTGATAACTCGGGTACATAGATCAGAACCATACGGACCGCCACCGCCCCCAGCATCTGCTTCCGTGACCATGTCAGTTATGTAGACAAGGAGTCTAGCTTCATCTTCGTTGAGAGCTGCTCCAGAGGCACGAGGTTGTAcatcaatcagccatttgctGATCACAAAAGCACACTCCAGTGCACAGAGTGAGTGTTGGAGGGACCAAGCAAAGGCTTGGTTGCGTGCCACAATATTAACTCCAATTTTGATCGGAATGCTCAATGCATGTGCAGAGTAGAGTACTGCACGCGTAAGCCTATGGTTGGACGTCAAGTGCGGGCTTCGGTATATAGAAGTCGCGATTTCGCGAGGATTGTGAGTGTCAAGAGCACGCCACGGACCTACGTCCACGTTTAGTCGTATATAGGCCATTCGAAGCAGGGCAGTCGAGTTGAAGGAAATTGGACCCTGTGGACTTCCTGGGCCCaggaatgattctggatccCGATACCATTTACTCTGCCAATTTCTCAGTGCTTGCTCCACGTTGGTCACATCTGTGGGAGATAGGCTTCGATCTGAACCAAAGTTGTATTTGCTAGTCTCTCGCAGGAAATAGATGTGCTGGATCAATGCCAGTATCAGAATGTACCCGCCTAATGAGGAACATTCCTCAGGATCTTCATCGCCTTGCTTTGAAAAAAGAAGCGAGAAAGAAGACTGGAAGTGTGGTTCAGGTTCAGACTCTTGCCGAGCTTTCTGCCACTCAATCTCGCTTTGGGTCTCCCAATCTTTTTCCCGCGAGGGTAGATGAATTTTGAGTTCTGAATTTAGAATCGGAGGGGGCGTATCATAGACAATTGTGTGGAAGATGAAAAAGCAGAAAATGATGGCAATGGTCCTTTTGAAACCTTCTGCTTGGATCCATAAATGCCAGGTCGTATCTTCTGGTGCCTGTGGGTCCAAAAGCCTTTCCTCCCGTATATAACAAGCAAGACTATTCCGAAGCCCAACAGCTTCGTTGAAGATAGCCTTTGAATTCCCCCAAGTTGCCATTGCCATGAGCACGAGCAATGTCTGCGCAAGAGGCACCATGTCGAACCGATCATTGCGATTTTGATTCACAGTCAAACCCGCTTGCAACTCTTGAATATGAGATCGTTCCGGCGGGAATTCATTTGGTTGTGATTCGGTCGACAACCTATCTTCCGTGGGAAATGCCCTTTCACATCGCTCAGCTTTGCGGTATCGAAGGCGCTCCTGGACTATACCAAAGGAAGCCTTGAAGAACATGACTGCGTTGTTGTGATCAAAGGCGGACTGCGCTCCGATGCTAGCCATAGCTAATAACAAGTCGACTGGACACTTTGTAGGTGAGAATGTTGGAAGGTGTAAAAATGGCAAATGACGGTGGAACCCAGAGAAGTACGTTGCGACGTAACGAGTCATGGTGTGACGGGACGGGAGGAAGAAACCTGGGGGCAGAACCGGCATGAACACCTGGATTTCGGCCCAGAAGTGATTCCAGTCTTGCTGCGTAAATTTCCAGGGTTCCTGTCTGGTGGACTTTGCAGACTGTGACGGTTTAAACGAAGGAAATGTGGATGTGAATTCGTCAAATAGATGGGATTCCGATGTCCGTACCATGACCGGGTCAGATGAAACCGCAGCAGGATCTTGCCATTGAGCCTGAGAAGGTTGAGAATTAAGGGCACCGAAGAGAGGAGTGGGTGACAAGTTTAAAATAGGTTGATCAAAGCAGATCATAGATGGATTATTTCCATATGGTGTGCTCATACTGTCAATGAATAGAGCGAAGTCACTGAAGTTGCTGGTCGATCGAGCCCATGGCATGTGAGACGTGTTGACTGGCGATTCACCTGATAGCCCAGCTGAACTACCGAGGGGAGCCTCACGGTTATCCTGAGCAGAGGTGCCTGGACATGACGTAGAGACCGCTTCCAAAGATGGCAAGTTTGAAAGAGATAAGGTTGTGTTATTGCATACAGGTCCCGTGTCTCGTGCATGAGCGACATGTATTGGCGGGCTCTTTGGATCATTAGGGGTGAACCTAGCACGCTGCGGAGATTGGTGACTAGCAAGTGTTTCGGGGTCACGATGATCGACTATTGCATTGCTATGGGACAGCCGAAGATGACGGGTGAGGAGGTCACTGTTTCAGTCATTTTCTGTCAGGCCCTTTCCGTGGATGCTATTACGAGGGCACGAGGGGCTAATAAATACCTTCGGCTGAAGCCTGCATAACAGGTTGTGCAGCGAAAAGGCTCTTCCTTAGTATCTGTCAACCAATGAGTAACATGTCTGATCCGGGTCTAGTGGCCATACGTAGTCTTTCATGTCGTTGTAAGTGCTCATTCCGTAAGAACTCCCTGGCACAAAACTGACAACGAAACgccctctttttttttggataCGTTAGTCATTGATCTAGATTGCCTGTCTCTCCACCCGCTTGTTCGTCTTCCTTCTCAACCAAGCGTGATTTCAGTCTTTTCTTGGGGGGCATGATTTTATTAAATCATGAACAGCGATGCAAAAATTCGAGAAAAAGGAATTATACTTCTGTCTTTTGAGGGCGTGACTACGGCAATCTATAGCGGCCAAATTGCAATTAAtaactagttagttaacTAACTAGTCAACTAAGTTAAATACAATGATTAAGCGATCTCACCGCCGGCAGTTCTGCCTACTAGTCTTCTTTAGTGTACTCTGGAGTACACACCCGTCTTTGATCACCTATTACTCATTTAATTATGAATATTTTGGCTTGATATTGCAATAATAGATAGATTATATATGTAACTTTGTACTGGAATGGGGCCGGTAAGAGTGTCTTGAAGAATATTGGTTTTTGACATTGGTCATGACTACtaagatatatatatttgacACCTTCTCCAGAGCACACTTAATCAACATATGATCCCTTATGCATATGGCCTTCAATTGCTTAACTACCAGGAGACTAGAAGCTTCACTATATGCTCGATTAACTCGGTTAGATAGTCAATTGGATTGTCGACCATATGCTCAAATTCAGGATTGATTTATGCTTGGTtgtgtcacgagctcggactagtagatactaacgaaatgatattcctatctagactagtgtagccatcgacgagaatatcaaatctGAGGAacgaaagaagagaagagcaagGCCTATTTACACGGAGGGATTTTATAGGGGTTGTGTGGcatcgctaagcagctgtttgtcttaAATTGCTTGCATGACATCGTTTGCCATGCTGATGGTGTTTGTCGATAAAGGCGccgagctgagccgtcacaggtTGAATGCTTGGTTGAATGCTCCCCTGGGATTGTACAAGGAAGTTCTGGTTGTTTGTTGGTGTCCCTTCATTCTGTGCTGGCTTTAGTCAAACTATCATCCTGTGGGTTCGTACGAGAACCCCATAACactctgctgttgttggtttTATTCAATAAAGCTCCATTAGGCTTCTCTTCTAGGGGTGTCAGGCTGATTTTGGTGTTGCCATAGGAATCATTCTCTGCTGTTGCTTGGTCGCCTAAGGTCTCCGCGGATAGCTTGAAATCTCCCCAGATATGAACAACCGCTTTCTCTCCAAAGTGAGCATGTATTGCGGAGCCTTGTATCCGTGACATGCTTGAATCAGAGCCTTGGTATTGACCAGTACGGCAGGTACTGTACCGTAGCGGCTGATGCAGGATTCCATCAGCGGCGCACGATATAGGATACCAAAGGCCCTGGATTGTCACCAGTGACCGTAGCAATGTCGGTCCTGGTAATCTTTAAGCCTTGAAGAGTTGGTGTAATCTTTCAGCCACGAGATGAGTGCGGGTAGATTGAGGGATGGGCCGAGATGATAACAGTTTTCTGCGAGGATATTTTTTTGTCCTTGCTTTTGGAGGTTGTCGATAAGAGGCGCAAAAACATGCTACCAATTTGATAGTGGAGGAGCCGGTGGCAAAAGGGGACCTGAGAGTCCTTGTGCTGGAAATCTGATGGTTTCATTTGCATGGGCAAGACTACTAAGTGAATGGTATACATATAGAGCGTCCTGACTGGATTGAATTGGAGAACATTACCAGAAGTTCTcttcatttttttttatttgatGTTGAAATAGCCATCATAGTTATCTTGAATTGATAAATCTTCATTCATAACGCGGAATTAGACGACACTGACATAAAGCAAATACTGATTTTGGAAACCCGACCTAAACAAACCCGAAATATTCCAATCATTCCCAAGAGCGTTCGCCTCAACTAAATAGAATTCAcaccctcctccttctcctcatcccACTCACGATAGAAACCCGCCACCAAAAATGCCAGCTCCAACGCCTGTTTCTCATTCAACCTCGGATCACAGAAAGTAGTATACCTCTCCCCAAGCCCCTCTTCCGTTAAACCACCAGCACCGCCCACACACTCCGTAACCGCCTCCCCAGTTAACTCGAGATGCATACCGCCCAGGAACGAGCCAGCCGCGCGGTGGATCTCGAGCGCCTGGCGCAGTTCGGAGAGGATATCGCTGAAGTGGCGGGTTTTGATACCCAAAGGCGTGGA from Aspergillus chevalieri M1 DNA, chromosome 1, nearly complete sequence includes the following:
- a CDS encoding uncharacterized protein (COG:S;~EggNog:ENOG410PVGN); protein product: MEAKQKYNKAFRELRNEKQRQRNGQIRNLERYRNEQPMMFLKRKGFMSPQHLMVIDPTLTLPGATLEGEYKRWINAINAMTAFCLWKRGGPRLAPANLTAGLYLTTTNPVLLPNGDSISRRMRPRLSCIIPTTRQYIQLYYLDSIS
- the MGT1_1 gene encoding MGMT family protein (COG:L;~EggNog:ENOG410PREP;~InterPro:IPR014048,IPR001497,IPR036388,IPR036217;~PFAM:PF01035;~go_function: GO:0003824 - catalytic activity [Evidence IEA];~go_function: GO:0003908 - methylated-DNA-[protein]-cysteine S-methyltransferase activity [Evidence IEA];~go_process: GO:0006281 - DNA repair [Evidence IEA]); this translates as MVNNWSIREQLNVYDPLSGIPTWITDGNVCLRGKAIEFSPGTQIYTLSAVCASSFSPDRTMTIKTGPEHSITVFQINKSLRCISHHPTLTPYRRRVYCTLLSIPPGRWTTYSALATYLGSSARAVGNAMRTNPLAPEVPCHRVLAVDRSLCGYKGMWSGGRRGNLEEKRRLLETEGVEFGTDGKARGVCFEEFQDLGSRRNG
- a CDS encoding uncharacterized protein (COG:K;~EggNog:ENOG410PFYS;~InterPro:IPR007219;~PFAM:PF04082;~TransMembrane:1 (o399-415i);~go_function: GO:0003677 - DNA binding [Evidence IEA];~go_function: GO:0008270 - zinc ion binding [Evidence IEA];~go_process: GO:0006351 - transcription, DNA-templated [Evidence IEA]), giving the protein MPWARSTSNFSDFALFIDSMSTPYGNNPSMICFDQPILNLSPTPLFGALNSQPSQAQWQDPAAVSSDPVMVRTSESHLFDEFTSTFPSFKPSQSAKSTRQEPWKFTQQDWNHFWAEIQVFMPVLPPGFFLPSRHTMTRYVATYFSGFHRHLPFLHLPTFSPTKCPVDLLLAMASIGAQSAFDHNNAVMFFKASFGIVQERLRYRKAERCERAFPTEDRLSTESQPNEFPPERSHIQELQAGLTVNQNRNDRFDMVPLAQTLLVLMAMATWGNSKAIFNEAVGLRNSLACYIREERLLDPQAPEDTTWHLWIQAEGFKRTIAIIFCFFIFHTIVYDTPPPILNSELKIHLPSREKDWETQSEIEWQKARQESEPEPHFQSSFSLLFSKQGDEDPEECSSLGGYILILALIQHIYFLRETSKYNFGSDRSLSPTDVTNVEQALRNWQSKWYRDPESFLGPGSPQGPISFNSTALLRMAYIRLNVDVGPWRALDTHNPREIATSIYRSPHLTSNHRLTRAVLYSAHALSIPIKIGVNIVARNQAFAWSLQHSLCALECAFVISKWLIDVQPRASGAALNEDEARLLVYITDMVTEADAGGGGGPYGSDLCTRVIKIWAKLLSGDAVWDVVRMIGKALDAYGQILEQGPAMPCREGFDPARMPT